From a region of the Salvelinus namaycush isolate Seneca chromosome 40, SaNama_1.0, whole genome shotgun sequence genome:
- the LOC120033338 gene encoding oocyte zinc finger protein XlCOF22-like translates to TSTELKVHKRTHTGEKPYSCSDCGKSFSQLGTLKHHERIHTGEKPYSCSDCGKSFSVLEHLKAHERIHTGEKPYSCSECVKCFTTSTGLKVHQKTHTGEKPYSCSDCVKCFTTSSRLKVHQRTHTGEKPYFCSDCAVSFSLLSHLKRHTHIHTGEKPYSCSDCGTSFSLLCHLKRHERIHTGEKPYSCSDCGKSFSVLGHLKRHQHVHKGEKPYSCSDCVKCFTTSTELKVHRRTHTGEKPYSCSYCEKCFTTSTGLKVHHRKHTGEKPYSCSECVKFFTTSTGLKVHQRTHTGEKPYCCSDCGKRLSRMGQLRRHQRKHKGNTPYH, encoded by the coding sequence acatcaactgagctaaaagttcataagagaacacacacaggagagaagccttactcctgctctgattgtggaaagagtttctctcaactggGCACCTTAAAACaccatgaacgtatacacacgggagagaagccttactcctgctctgactgtggaaagagtttctctgtACTGGAACACTTGAAagcacatgaacgtatacatacaggtgagaagccttactcctgctctgaatgtgttaaatgcttcacaacatcaactgggctaaaagttcatcagaaaacccatacaggagagaagccttactcctgctctgattgtgtaaaatgcttcacaacatcatctaggctaaaagttcatcagagaacccatacaggagagaagccttacttctgctctgattGTGCGGTGAGTTTCTCTCTACTGAGCCACTTAAAAcgacatacacatatacacacaggagagaagccttactcctgctctgactgtggaacgaGTTTCTCTTTACTGTGCCACTTAAAACGACACGAACGTATACACacgggagagaagccttactcttgctctgactgtggaaagagtttctctgtACTGGGCCACTTAAAAAGACACCAACATGTACACAagggagagaagccttactcctgctctgattgtgtaaaatgcttcacaacatcaactgagctaaaagttcatcggagaacacacacaggagagaagccttactcttGCTCCTATTGTgaaaaatgcttcacaacatcaactgggctaaaagttcatcatagaaaacacacaggagagaagccttactcctgctctgagtGTGTAAAATTCTTCACAACATCAACTgggctaaaagttcatcagagaacacacacaggagagaagccttactgctgctctgactgtggaaagcgTCTCTCTCGAATGGGCCAGTTGAGAAGACACCAACGTAAACATAAAGGAAATACGCCTTACCACTGA